CCATCTGGCCAGGTCTGGCCCCCAAGCTCGAATGTAATTGTTCCAAAATGAATTTCCCCAAAGTCGGCCGCACGCGACAccgtcctttttttcttctttttctttggaaAAAATCCAAAGGAGCAAGCCCTAGCTCGTCCGAATCCAACCCCCTCGCCGAACAAATGTCCGACCGCCGCCGGGACAAGGAGAGGCCCCGCGAgcgcggcggctacgaccagccgcggGAGCGCGACCACGACAGCCACCGCGACGCCGACCGCCACCGCGACCGGGACCGGGACGTCGACCGCCACCGCGACCGGGACCGGGACCGCGGCCAGGACAAGGAGCGGGAGCGGGACCGCGACCGGGACTGCCGCCGCGCCCGCAAGCGCTCGCGCTCCCGCTCCCCCTCGGCCGACAGggaccgcgcccgccgccgccgctcccactCCCACTCCCACCCCCACCGGTCCCGctcccccgacgccgcccgccacaAGCGCCGCCGCGAGGGGTCGCCCGTCGCCGACCGAAAGGAGGAGGACAGGAAGCCGGATCCCCCCTCCGCCCCCaaggccgccgaggaggccgccccgGTGGGCGACGGGGACGTGGACGCCGAGGAGCtggagatgatgaagatgatggggaTCCCCGTCGGGTTCGACTCCACCAAGGGCAAGTACGTCCCcggcgccgacgtcagcggcgtgCGCGCCGTCACCAAGCGCCAGCCGCGGCAGTACATGAACCGCAGGGGCGGGTTCAACCGTCCCCTGCCGCCCGAGGTCAACCGCTGAGGAGGTAGGGTTTCAGATTTCCTTGCACTTTTCTGTTTCTACTGTAATTGATTTCAGTTCTGCATTTGCTTGCCTGGAGTTTATGGCCCAATCTGAATAACAGCGAAAAAGCATGTACTGCAGATCTGTTGAATATGCGTGAAGTGTAACTATGCTAAATCTGTTCTGCTATTTATGAATTTTGAGTTATACTATTGTGCTAGAGATCTTTGCTTCACCGCCACAAAGACAAGGGAGCTCTTTATCTAGAAAAGTTGTCGAGTAGCATGTTAGAACTGAGCTAGAACAAGCGCACAGCGCAAATTGACAGTGACGAGCACCGTATAATTATCTAATCCTGACTCTGTACTGAATGGGGTTGCACCATATAAATGCTTACTTTCTGACTCTTATGTTAAATGTCTGTTTACTGTCTTCTCTTTCGGGTACATACAAATGCGGCTAGTGGGGTTACAAATTGTAGAGCCATAGAAGGCAACATCTTGGGCATATACTTTGAAGTTAACATCATAGTTCTTTCTTGTTCATCTATTTGATTGAATCCCCACGTTTCTAGTAGTTCATCATTTTCTGTTTGTAGGCTATCTTCATTACGGTATTGCTTATTGGTCTGACCTACTGTCTGCTTCACCTGTCAAAAATTTACGGAACATGTCTGCTTTCCAAAATTCAACTTCGAAACCATTTTGTTATTTCTCTGTAGTCGAAATCCTACTAATCAGGTATGTTGTTGGTAAATCTATTCAAGTAAAGTCCTTCAGATCCTGGGGATGATGGTGCTCTTTAGTCCTTTCACCTATTTGTCACTGACAAGGTTATGCTTAATTGCTATACAGGATTACTGATTATAGGAAATGAGATGTTTTAAGTTTTATCTAGTTCCGAGCAATAGCGTGACAGCATATCTGATATTAGTAAACCCTTCGATTGCCTTGAAGCTTATTATCATAAATCTATTCCTgaacaaaactcttctctttttacaATTGTTCCTTGACACAACTCAGTGTTTGCTGTACAGGGCTCTGTACTTCTAGCCTGTTATTACATTGATTGAGTTTTTTATATTCTGTTGAGATCGTACAACATGATTTCAGATATAAACCGTGTAAAAAAAGTCTGATAAGAATTCCAATCGGACTAGGAATCCCCAAGGCTTGTGAGCAATACCTCTCCAGACAGATTTAGCATGAGACTGAAAATAATTTTCTATGAGCCACCAGTTTGGGCTTGTGAAATTATTATCAGTAGACACCAAAATAGGGGTATGATCACTGATGATGATAGAACCTTATAAACAGTAGACACCAAAATAGGGGAAGAAGCCTCATCATTCAGCATTAACCAAGCACCTCTCTAGATTTTCATAAATAGGTTCTGAAGAGTAATGCCTGTTAGTCCAAGTATAAGCAGGACCACTAAAAACTAAATCAATTAGGCCACATTGCTTAACAAGGTCACAGAATGCACGCATATGGTATATATTAAGATTAGGAGAGCTTTTGTCTACATCATAGAGTGTTGTTGAGATCTCCCATAGATAAGCTGGCCTAAGTTATCATACACAACAGAGGCAATTTGATCCCAGATCTGACTAGTCTGACGGTGGGGGAGCACCATAGATGCAAACTAGCGCAAACTCTACCCTAGTAACTATTCTTACAACCGAGGCTAATACTTATAAAAGCTATAAGTATGAACATTAACTTGGACATCGTCATTCCACATGGGCCATAGACCTCCTGAGCCACCCTGATGGAACTACTACactatcaacattcaacaacatcGAAACAGTTAACAAGATTAGCCGAATTAACATTAGAAGATTTTATTCCTGAAACGTAGGTTACCTGAGCATTAGTGGAGCTGGTAGGACTAGGGTCCCTACCAGGCCTCCGGCGTAGGTTGTATGGACAGGGAGGAGGGGGACGGAGTCtggagcgggcgcgccggcggtcgggcgccgtcgcggctagggttgggagaggcggctagggttccggctccttggGGAGCCGGGCAACAGAAGATTATAATATCTTTATTGCTTGATCTCCAACGGTGTcttacaactactccctccgtccgaaaatacttgtcatcaaaatggacaaaaatgaatgtatgtagaactaaaatacatctagatacattcccttttattcattttgatgacaagtattttcggacggagggagtagtatttataactttagcctaagataacttgcctaagataacttgcgggacaagcccctaatactaatgccCGGTGGGCCTCTTCCTGGTATAGACCTgtccggtcataacatctctccccgcctgcgcaaacaactcgtcctcgagctgaaagtctggatagtgttggcggaattcgtcacgctgctcccaagtagcctcctccTCCGGAAGGCCCGCCCACTGAATGAGGACGAACCAGACGCCACGACGGAGCTGCGCCTGCAACACCTTTGCTAGCTCGGGAAGAATGCGACCATCGGCGATTGGAGGAAGCGCCGGAGGAGCCGCCGGTGGCTCGCCGCGGAAAGGCTTGAGCAGCCCaacatggaagacgtcgtggatgcgAGCGCGGGCCGGAAGCTGAAGACGATAGGCCACCTTCCCAATGCGCTCCAAGATAGGGAAGGGCCCGGCGTAGCGAGGGCCGAGCTTGCGCTTCGCACGCGGATCGAGTGACTGCGTAGAGCGGTGGAGAAGACGCAGCCACACCCAATCACCCACCGCAAACTCCGCCTCGCGATGATGAtcgtcgtagtagtgcttggccagCTGCTGTGCCTGAAGGAGACGCTGACGAACCTCAGCAAGCATCTCGTCACGACTGCGGATAAGGTCACTTGCAACCTCCGTTCGAGCCGTCTCCGGGTCCACCGGAAGTATAGGCGGGGGTGGGCGACCATAGACCACCTCAAACGGCGTCGCGCGCAGGGCGGAGTGAtaagaggtgttgtagcagtactccgcccaagaGAGCCAATCGACCCAAGCGCGAGGCCGATCACCTGTcacacaacgcaaatacatggcaatgaCCTTGTTAACCACCTCAAACTgaccatctgtctgaggatgaaaCGCCGTACTCAGGCGAAGCTGGACACCCGCCATCCTGAAAAGGTCGCGCCAGACATGGCCCGTGAACATTGGGTCCCGATCACTGACGATCGAAGCAGGGAACCCGTGGAGACGGACGATGCCGTCGAAGAAGGCCCTGGCCACTGACGCCGCCGTGTATGGATGGCCGAGCGCGATGAAGTGGGcgtacttggagaagcggtcgaccactGTGAGAATGACCgacttgccgcccaccttgggaaggccctcgatgaagtccatggataTATCCGTCCAAACCTAAGACGGCACCTCCAAAGGCTGAAGTAAACCAGCCGGCCTCAGGGTCtccgtcttgttgcgctggcaAGTCTGACAAGACCGAACCCAGTCGCGGACCAGGGCGCGATCGCCAGGGATGTAGAAGTCGGCGCGAAGACGATGGAGGGTTTTCTGCACACCCTCATGACCCGCCGAGTGAGCGAGCTGTAACACCTGGTGACGGAGATCATCATGCGCCGGAACAAAGATCCGGCGCCCATGGAGAAGCAGTCCGTCAGAGAAGCGCCAAGGCTCCTCCAGGTCGCCGGCCGTGAGCTGCTGCTGAAGAAGGACGACATCGTCAGCCGTCGCAGTGGCGCGGTGAATGTCGGCGAAGAGACCGAACGTCGGCCCGGAGCGGATGCACAGGGCCGCCCCGGTGGACTCGTCGGTGGAGGGAGCGAGGTCGGAGTCGCGATGGGACAGCGCGTCGGCCACAATGTTAAGACGGCCCGGCTGATACTCGACGGAGAAGTcgaagccgaagagcttgctgatccactggTGCTGCGGCACGGTCGATAGTCGTTGGTCCAGCAAGAACTTCAGGCTGTAGTGGTCCGTGCGAATGTGGAAGGATCGTCCCCACAAGTACGGCCGCCAATGACGAACGGCCTGTACGAGGCCAATGAGCTCCCGCTTGTATGCCGCCAGCTTAAGATGGCGCGGAGCGAAGGGCCGGCTGAAGAAAGCGAGGGGCCCATCGCCTTGATGAAGCACGGCGCCGAACCCGGCGCCCGAGGCGTCACAGTCCACCACAAACGGGCGGTCGAAGTCGGGCATCTGGAGGACGGGGCCTGTCGTGAGGGCCCCTTTGAGGGCCTCGAACGCCGTCGTCGCCTCGTCGTCCTAGGCGAAAGCGTCGCGGCGAAGCAACCGCGTGAGGGGCGCCGCGATGAGCCCGAACTCCCGGATAAATTTCCGGTAGTAGCCGGCAAGGCCGAGGAACCAGCGGAGAGCCCGCGGCGAGTGAGGCGTCGGCCATGCAGAGACGgccgccaccttgtcggcgtccatagccaccccgtcggccgagatgacatggccgaggtaggcgacggtaggtgtcccgaacgagcacttcgagcgcttaaggtggaggtggtgcgcccgaagctcgttgaagacaatggcgacgtgctggaggtgctcggcccaggtggcgctgtagataagaatgtcatcaaagaaaacaagcacaaaccgCCGTAAGTAGGGTCGAAGGACATCGTTCATCAGGGCCTGGAAAGTCGCCGGGGCGTTGGCGAGGCcgaagggcatcaccaagaactcgaagtggccatGGTGGGTGCGAAACGAcgtcttggcgatgtcgtctggaTGCATGCGCACCTGATGATAGCCCGAGCGGagatcgagcttggtgaagaagcgcgccccaTGGAGCTCATCCAAGAGCTCGTCGACCACCGGTATAGGGAACTTGTCCTTGAGCGTGAGCGCGTTCAGGGCGTggtagtcgatgcagaaacgcCACGTGCCGTCCGTCTTGCGGACGAGAAGCACCGGTGCGGAGAAGGGCGACGTGGAGATCCGGATGATGCCTGGTGCGAGCATAAGGGCACACTGTCGCTCCAACTCATCCTTCTGCAGCTGCGGGTAGCGGTAGGGCCGAACCGCCACGGGGGTGGAACCCGGTACAAGGTGAATATGGTGGTCGTACACCCGGGCGGGCGGAAGACCCCGAGGCTCGTCGAAGAGATCGCTGTGCTGCTGCAGAAGGGGATCCAGCAGGGGGTGCTCGGCCTCCTGGGACGCGGCGGCCAGCTGGAGGTGTGGCACGGCCGGCGCGGCGCCCCCAAGGCCGTCCCACCGGAGAACGTCATCGTGAGCACGTCGAAGTCCCACAGGATGGGCCCGAGGGTCCGGAGGAAGTCCACcccgaggatgaagtcgaagcagccgaGGTCGATCCCTGCACAGGTAATGGAGAAGTGCTCGCCACAGATGGAGATGGGAACGTCGCGGGCGAGCCCATGACACTGGAGGCGATCACCGTTTGCCACCGTGATCCGCAGGCGCTCCCCGCTCGTGGTCGGCAGTGCTAGCTGACGCATGGTCGCCGCGGGTAGGAAATTATGGGTGGAGCCAGTATCCAGCAGGGCCACCAGCCGCTCGCCATGGACCGTCACCGGTAACAGCATGGTCCGCTCGCCACGGATGCCGGCAAGAGCGTGGAGGGAGACGACGCACGCCGTTGCCGTAGAATCCGCGGGCGCGTCCGCGGCCGCCGCGGGTGGTGGCTCGTCGGTCGAGTTGTCCGCCTCGGTGTAGTCGACCGTCTCCAAGTAAAATAGGCGGGGGCAGACATGGGTCGGCGAGTAGGGCTCATCGCAGTTGAAGCAGAGGCCCTGACGGCGGCGCTCCTGCTGCTCGGCCGGGGACAACCGACGGAAGGTTCGGGTGGTGGCCGAAGAGGTGGTCGCCGAGGCTGGAGGGGGCCGGCCAGGTGATGGTGCGGGTCGACTGGGAAGGCGGCCGCCCCGGCCGGCCGGTTGCTGTAGCGCCTGAGCCCGCTGCTCGAAGgcccgggcgtagtacatggccgtctggaggtcgGGGGGATCCCGGAGCTCGACGTCCACGCGGATATGGTCTGGTAATCCGCCCACAAATAACTCGGCGCGCTGAGTCGCGGAGACGCCCGGCgcatggcatgccagggcctggaagcggtcggcgtaGTCCTGCACCGTGGATGTGAAAGGCAAACGACCGAGGGCCACCAATCGGCTCCCGCGAATAGGAGGCCTGAACCGGAGGAGACAAAGCTCCCGGAAGCGCTCCCAtggtggcatgccgccctcgtcctgctcgagggcgtagtaccaagTCTGCGCCGCGCCTCGGAGATGATAGGACGCGAGCCAGGTGCGATC
Above is a window of Triticum aestivum cultivar Chinese Spring chromosome 6B, IWGSC CS RefSeq v2.1, whole genome shotgun sequence DNA encoding:
- the LOC123138992 gene encoding U4/U6.U5 small nuclear ribonucleoprotein 27 kDa protein, with protein sequence MSDRRRDKERPRERGGYDQPRERDHDSHRDADRHRDRDRDVDRHRDRDRDRGQDKERERDRDRDCRRARKRSRSRSPSADRDRARRRRSHSHSHPHRSRSPDAARHKRRREGSPVADRKEEDRKPDPPSAPKAAEEAAPVGDGDVDAEELEMMKMMGIPVGFDSTKGKYVPGADVSGVRAVTKRQPRQYMNRRGGFNRPLPPEVNR